One window from the genome of Bacillus tianshenii encodes:
- a CDS encoding xanthine phosphoribosyltransferase has protein sequence MELLKQKIQNEGIVLSEEVLKVDSFLNHQMDPKLMQEIGNEFAKRFQEEKVTKVVTLESSGIGPALMTALALDVPLIFARKKKSLTLKEDILTASVYSFTKQETNDITISKKFINQNDTVLIIDDFLANGQAALGLIELVEQAGAEVAGIGIVIEKAFQNGAQKIAQKGYRIESLARIHSLENSRVTFLNEPVTQPN, from the coding sequence ATGGAATTGTTGAAGCAGAAAATTCAAAACGAAGGAATCGTCTTAAGTGAAGAAGTGCTGAAGGTTGACTCCTTTCTGAATCATCAGATGGACCCAAAGTTAATGCAAGAAATCGGAAATGAATTTGCAAAACGTTTCCAAGAGGAAAAGGTTACAAAAGTTGTAACACTCGAATCAAGTGGAATTGGCCCAGCTCTCATGACCGCTTTAGCGTTGGATGTCCCCCTCATTTTCGCACGCAAGAAGAAATCATTAACTTTAAAGGAAGACATTTTAACAGCAAGTGTTTATTCATTTACGAAACAAGAAACGAATGACATTACCATTTCGAAAAAGTTTATCAATCAGAATGATACTGTTCTTATTATTGATGACTTTCTTGCAAACGGACAAGCTGCTCTTGGCTTAATTGAGCTTGTCGAGCAAGCAGGTGCAGAAGTAGCCGGCATTGGCATTGTGATTGAAAAAGCCTTTCAAAATGGCGCACAAAAAATTGCACAAAAAGGCTATCGTATTGAATCACTTGCACGCATTCATTCATTGGAAAATAGCCGTGTAACATTTTTAAATGAACCTGTTACGCAACCTAACTAA
- a CDS encoding stalk domain-containing protein, with the protein MTLKKMMFVLVVALFFAPNTNIASAAETTDVFLNNQKLTFEDAKPFIEDGRVLLPIRSVQESMGAEMKWNPVTDQVYSVKQKASEQTSVLYSIDSTFVYKKHSTNQGASQYLEKIDVPAMIKGGRTYIPLRSAIETFGFKVTWDPTEKNVYMQPQASIKPKSSETQYRVDGDISKVKEIEKEIFHLTNQQRIKNGLKPLILDVQTTKIAQLKSKDFHENNYFDHQSPTYGSPFEMMKQFGIDYAYAGENIAAGYQSAKAVVQGWMKSPGHRENILKPEYKRLGVGYYEGTRAYRTYYTQIFMTKMEE; encoded by the coding sequence ATGACGTTGAAGAAAATGATGTTTGTACTTGTCGTTGCTTTGTTTTTTGCACCAAATACAAATATAGCATCAGCCGCAGAAACAACAGACGTTTTTCTAAATAATCAGAAACTCACTTTTGAAGATGCAAAGCCATTTATTGAAGATGGACGAGTATTGCTTCCAATCCGTTCGGTACAGGAAAGTATGGGGGCAGAAATGAAATGGAATCCAGTGACAGACCAAGTCTATAGCGTCAAGCAAAAAGCTAGTGAGCAGACAAGTGTGCTCTATTCCATTGACTCTACTTTTGTGTATAAGAAGCATTCTACCAATCAAGGTGCTAGTCAATATTTAGAAAAAATAGACGTCCCAGCAATGATTAAAGGTGGACGTACGTATATTCCTTTACGCTCAGCTATAGAAACATTTGGATTTAAAGTCACATGGGACCCGACTGAAAAAAACGTTTATATGCAACCGCAAGCATCGATTAAGCCGAAAAGCTCTGAGACGCAATATCGGGTAGATGGGGACATTTCGAAAGTAAAAGAAATTGAAAAAGAAATCTTTCATCTTACAAACCAACAACGAATAAAAAACGGCTTAAAGCCGCTCATACTTGATGTTCAAACGACGAAGATCGCGCAATTAAAATCAAAGGACTTCCATGAAAATAATTATTTTGACCATCAATCACCTACATATGGTTCACCGTTTGAAATGATGAAGCAGTTTGGCATTGACTATGCGTATGCAGGGGAAAACATTGCGGCAGGATATCAGTCAGCAAAGGCAGTCGTCCAAGGCTGGATGAAAAGCCCTGGTCATCGTGAGAATATCTTGAAACCAGAATACAAGCGTCTTGGTGTCGGTTATTATGAAGGTACAAGAGCGTACCGTACCTATTATACGCAAATTTTCATGACAAAAATGGAAGAATAG
- a CDS encoding LL-diaminopimelate aminotransferase: MQLTYSNLANAFPTSIFSELAQYKAKKVEEGADMIDLSIGSPDLPPPKWIRDELAKNVQDEAQYGYTLRGLAEFHQAAAHYVMEKFGVTIDAEREILQLMGSQDGLVHLPMVLAQANDVILVPDPGYTAYEAGVKMAGAQMVGMPLQKENQFLPDLNAIPEDIAKRAKMMILNFPGNPVPALANRAFFEEVVAFAKKHNIVVVHDLAYADLVFDGLKPISILEVSGAKDVSVEFHSLSKSFNMAGCRIGYLVGNEHIISMLGKLKSNLDYGVFAPIQKAATLALKEGAQFLEENRLLYKGRRDVLVDGLHSIGWMVERPNATMFVWAEVPTGYTSKEFAYTLIDKCGVVTTPGNAFGSYGEGFVRIALVQSEERLQEAVERIGNSRLFD; the protein is encoded by the coding sequence ATGCAGCTTACATACTCAAATTTAGCAAATGCATTTCCAACAAGTATCTTTAGTGAATTAGCACAGTATAAAGCAAAGAAAGTGGAAGAGGGAGCGGATATGATTGACCTTAGTATCGGCAGTCCTGATTTACCACCGCCAAAGTGGATCCGTGATGAGTTGGCAAAGAATGTTCAAGATGAAGCGCAATATGGCTACACGTTAAGAGGATTGGCAGAATTTCATCAAGCTGCTGCTCATTACGTGATGGAGAAGTTTGGTGTCACAATTGATGCGGAGCGTGAGATTTTACAATTAATGGGTTCTCAAGATGGACTTGTCCATTTGCCGATGGTTCTTGCTCAAGCAAATGATGTCATTTTAGTTCCTGATCCTGGTTATACAGCTTATGAGGCTGGAGTGAAGATGGCTGGAGCACAAATGGTTGGAATGCCGCTTCAAAAAGAAAATCAATTTTTACCTGATTTAAATGCCATTCCAGAGGACATTGCAAAACGGGCAAAAATGATGATTCTTAATTTCCCAGGAAATCCAGTTCCAGCACTTGCAAATAGAGCCTTCTTTGAAGAAGTTGTCGCATTTGCAAAAAAACATAACATTGTTGTCGTTCATGACTTAGCGTACGCAGATCTTGTCTTTGACGGACTTAAGCCAATCAGTATTTTAGAAGTTTCTGGAGCGAAAGACGTATCAGTAGAGTTTCATTCATTATCGAAAAGCTTCAACATGGCAGGCTGTCGGATCGGGTACCTTGTCGGCAATGAACATATTATTTCAATGCTTGGAAAATTAAAATCAAATTTGGATTATGGGGTATTCGCGCCAATTCAAAAAGCTGCAACGCTCGCCTTGAAGGAGGGAGCACAATTTTTAGAAGAAAATCGTCTTCTTTATAAAGGACGTCGTGATGTATTGGTTGATGGACTTCACAGCATTGGGTGGATGGTAGAACGCCCAAATGCAACGATGTTTGTATGGGCTGAGGTTCCAACAGGCTATACATCGAAAGAATTTGCCTACACATTAATTGACAAATGCGGAGTAGTTACGACACCAGGCAATGCTTTTGGAAGCTACGGGGAAGGCTTTGTTCGCATTGCACTTGTTCAGTCGGAAGAACGTTTACAAGAAGCAGTAGAGCGTATCGGTAATAGTAGGTTATTTGATTAA
- a CDS encoding phosphodiester glycosidase family protein — MIKWINIFLLFLLAPVVGFYFAFFQTNPVHSFDTEAAVLPMEKMESTTKNIEKELSTSQTTAVDTKNEVKSILKKLNKEKEALEAQQKKLNELVAQSKEQTNKSDIVLEQILSNLLGEPIGVTKGNNSTTKVYSLIEAGYRGYMAKVSIHDQDALKVVLADDKVVSNGETTSHAAQRHSAVLGVNAGGFWKTNGQLAPLGITVVDGKIKTFYNHPSLSFVGFNTQGHLVGGKITKPNQVKERNILQGASFVPTLLQDGKKMPIPRKWAQTRHPRTIVGNFSNGELLFIVIDGRRKGWSSGVTLEELQDKLLSFKIKDAFNLDGGGSSAFYYNGKILNKPSDGRQRPVTSNIIILK, encoded by the coding sequence ATGATAAAGTGGATAAATATTTTTTTGCTTTTTCTTCTTGCACCTGTTGTTGGTTTTTATTTTGCTTTTTTTCAAACAAATCCAGTCCATTCCTTTGATACGGAAGCGGCAGTACTGCCGATGGAAAAGATGGAATCGACAACGAAAAATATTGAAAAAGAGTTATCAACCTCCCAAACAACTGCAGTAGATACGAAAAATGAAGTAAAGAGTATTTTAAAAAAACTGAATAAGGAAAAAGAAGCACTAGAAGCACAACAAAAAAAATTAAATGAGCTTGTTGCACAAAGCAAGGAACAAACAAACAAGTCAGATATCGTGTTAGAACAAATATTATCTAACTTACTTGGTGAACCAATCGGCGTCACAAAAGGTAATAACTCAACAACGAAAGTTTATTCACTCATTGAGGCAGGGTATCGCGGTTATATGGCGAAGGTAAGCATACATGACCAAGATGCTCTGAAAGTTGTTCTTGCCGATGATAAGGTTGTCAGCAATGGTGAAACGACAAGTCATGCTGCTCAAAGACATAGTGCAGTATTAGGAGTCAATGCAGGAGGCTTCTGGAAAACAAATGGACAGCTTGCACCGTTGGGCATCACTGTGGTCGATGGGAAGATTAAGACATTTTATAACCACCCAAGTCTTTCATTTGTTGGGTTTAATACTCAAGGTCATCTTGTAGGCGGAAAAATTACGAAACCAAATCAAGTGAAAGAACGTAATATACTACAAGGGGCTAGCTTTGTGCCGACACTTCTTCAGGATGGAAAGAAGATGCCGATTCCAAGAAAATGGGCACAAACACGCCATCCGCGTACAATCGTCGGGAACTTTTCCAATGGCGAATTGCTATTTATCGTTATTGATGGCCGTCGAAAAGGCTGGAGTAGTGGGGTAACGTTAGAAGAATTACAGGACAAGCTGTTAAGTTTTAAAATTAAAGATGCTTTTAACCTTGATGGAGGCGGTTCCAGTGCGTTCTACTATAACGGAAAAATCCTGAACAAGCCCTCAGATGGGAGACAGCGCCCTGTGACATCGAATATCATCATTTTGAAATAA
- a CDS encoding class I SAM-dependent methyltransferase, with the protein MELIVTTAGRRNSTNKVAALDAAAQLGGTFYNRIDESVSTLKERYQADILVAEKGRFTYYPYDSDERIFFHPNASMFRMKRVLKEEGDPFISTAGIERGMTVLDCTLGLGADSTIASLAVGEEGAVTALEIHPVIAFLVRNGYKQYETHHSEIMAAMRRIHVLNEDYCTYLKQQADNTFDIVYFDPMFTDGELQSDGLKGLKHVAGYESLTADVVGEAMRVAKKRVVLKDHFRSQRFKQFGFHQYIRKTSAFHYGVINVMDKQEHGHLK; encoded by the coding sequence ATGGAATTAATCGTAACAACAGCTGGACGGAGAAACTCTACTAACAAAGTTGCTGCATTAGATGCAGCAGCACAGTTAGGTGGCACATTTTATAATCGAATAGATGAATCTGTGAGTACTTTAAAAGAGCGATATCAAGCAGATATATTGGTCGCAGAAAAAGGCCGCTTTACTTATTATCCATACGATAGTGATGAACGAATCTTTTTTCACCCAAATGCATCGATGTTTCGAATGAAGCGGGTACTAAAAGAGGAAGGTGACCCGTTCATAAGTACAGCAGGAATTGAAAGAGGGATGACTGTACTTGACTGCACGCTAGGTCTTGGGGCAGACAGTACAATTGCAAGTCTGGCGGTCGGTGAAGAAGGAGCGGTCACTGCATTAGAAATTCATCCAGTTATCGCTTTTCTTGTGCGTAACGGTTATAAACAGTATGAAACGCACCATTCAGAAATAATGGCAGCCATGCGACGTATTCACGTTTTAAATGAAGATTATTGCACATATCTTAAGCAGCAAGCAGACAATACCTTTGATATCGTTTATTTTGATCCGATGTTTACAGATGGAGAGCTTCAGTCAGACGGATTAAAAGGACTTAAGCACGTTGCAGGCTATGAGTCTTTAACAGCAGATGTCGTTGGAGAAGCCATGCGTGTTGCTAAAAAACGTGTAGTGTTAAAAGATCATTTTCGAAGTCAGCGCTTTAAGCAATTTGGATTTCATCAGTATATTCGAAAAACCTCAGCCTTTCATTACGGTGTAATAAATGTAATGGATAAGCAAGAACATGGACACCTTAAATAA
- a CDS encoding YuzL family protein gives MAKRKQDPARAGLSSPNVEGQGTTNQETGAYEADSSRKRKRGKSN, from the coding sequence ATGGCAAAACGTAAACAAGACCCGGCACGAGCAGGTTTAAGTTCACCTAATGTAGAAGGCCAAGGGACAACAAACCAAGAAACAGGTGCCTATGAAGCAGATAGTTCAAGAAAACGTAAGCGTGGAAAAAGCAACTAA
- a CDS encoding stalk domain-containing protein: MKKKLIMLAVFMLVFIPSFRTEAKVIPSMKIYVDGVSLAFPTAPEISKENRTFVPFRAIAESMGARVTWIGGERKIVAVDETGKVVELYVGKSEGFINGQAFSLDRAPYITKGHTLIPLRFFSEAFQANVRWDGGNNTIEIETNSTKELYTMSYYGLTAFNHRQFVPKFDGMAYMWSSISSDGKLNIERNDGEMLNEFFWPEDHPLASADEIIQSSNDSYLMVAALSIERVKALLGNEGKQEQAIENIVSLTEEHSLDGVLLDFEGFTQKDDEWRNKYTAFVKELDDELHNQKLAIAVTPVNNYYNNYDYRELAKAADSIVLMAYGYIPTGTRHPEPLNKVEEGVVQTLEMVPKEKMLLGINLVHESDDSMKDKIALAKRYRLKGAAFWLLNQLDLKQMEQIEHLSK; this comes from the coding sequence ATGAAGAAAAAGCTCATCATGTTGGCAGTATTCATGCTTGTTTTTATACCGTCATTTCGGACAGAAGCAAAGGTGATCCCAAGCATGAAAATTTATGTGGATGGAGTATCTTTGGCATTTCCGACAGCACCTGAAATTTCGAAGGAAAACAGGACGTTTGTGCCGTTTCGGGCAATCGCAGAAAGCATGGGGGCCCGTGTCACATGGATTGGCGGCGAACGTAAAATTGTTGCGGTTGACGAAACGGGGAAGGTCGTTGAGTTGTATGTTGGAAAGAGTGAAGGATTCATTAATGGACAAGCCTTCAGTCTCGATCGTGCCCCTTACATTACAAAAGGTCATACGCTAATTCCACTGCGCTTTTTCAGTGAAGCCTTTCAAGCAAATGTTCGCTGGGACGGAGGTAATAATACGATCGAAATTGAGACAAATAGCACCAAAGAACTTTACACTATGTCTTATTATGGATTGACTGCATTTAATCACCGCCAATTCGTGCCTAAGTTCGACGGAATGGCATATATGTGGTCAAGTATTTCAAGTGATGGAAAACTGAATATTGAACGAAACGATGGCGAAATGTTAAATGAGTTTTTCTGGCCAGAAGACCATCCGCTTGCATCAGCAGATGAGATTATCCAATCAAGCAATGATAGTTACTTGATGGTTGCGGCACTGTCAATTGAGCGTGTAAAAGCGTTGCTTGGTAATGAAGGTAAACAAGAACAAGCAATTGAGAATATTGTTTCACTAACAGAGGAACATTCACTTGATGGTGTGTTACTAGATTTCGAAGGTTTTACACAAAAGGATGACGAGTGGCGTAATAAATATACAGCATTTGTAAAGGAATTGGATGATGAGCTTCATAATCAGAAGCTAGCAATTGCAGTGACTCCAGTGAATAACTACTATAACAACTATGATTATCGTGAACTTGCAAAAGCTGCTGATTCAATTGTCTTAATGGCATATGGCTATATTCCGACAGGTACACGGCATCCTGAGCCGCTTAACAAGGTTGAAGAAGGTGTTGTACAAACACTTGAAATGGTACCGAAAGAGAAAATGTTGCTCGGTATCAATCTTGTTCATGAATCTGACGATAGTATGAAAGATAAAATTGCACTTGCCAAGCGTTATCGTTTAAAAGGGGCGGCCTTTTGGTTATTGAATCAGCTCGATCTGAAACAAATGGAACAAATTGAGCATCTTTCCAAATAA
- a CDS encoding diguanylate cyclase: MLQKLNLRKLIMLLAFCSILFTLINSFITGYRVNEETLKANTLETNRVYAQRVAAIVEDFLQTSMQTLRYSAQQIPSYQNNSEQLLKEADRLKHQTNTFNSVFITDKFGLIQATSPHMEGLIGDYITSIGGNQALKLREPFISKPYEGVTGLNIFLSYPIYDKSGQFSGMVGGTIHLRETNTLDRLLGKHFYKDGSYIYVVDRNGRIIYHQQPERVNDVVTKNAVVQQVMQGNSGAQRVINTKGKDMLAGYAYIPTAQWGFVAQRPTEMALAPAKDLITKMIVKALPFFIISLIISWWLSKRISKPLFELSIQADLMHESDTPENIRKISSWYYEAIHLKDALLRGLGLIHKQMTHMKIESQTDPLTKLMNRRTMNTMLSKWEEEQTPFSVIALDIDNFKRINDTYGHAKGDEVLVFLANHLQKYAGKHDICCRMGGEEFMLFLPETSSHEAFIIAERLRKNLENTVSPCGKPITVSAGISEFPIDATSPAAVLEKADSSLYSAKRSGRNRCIIHAAENAKKLC, translated from the coding sequence ATGTTACAAAAATTGAATCTAAGAAAATTAATTATGCTATTGGCTTTTTGCTCGATTTTATTCACGTTAATTAACAGCTTTATCACAGGCTACCGTGTAAATGAGGAAACATTAAAAGCTAATACACTTGAAACAAACCGTGTATACGCACAAAGGGTTGCGGCAATTGTCGAAGACTTCTTACAAACATCGATGCAAACATTGCGATACAGTGCTCAGCAAATCCCATCCTATCAAAATAATAGTGAGCAGTTGTTAAAAGAAGCAGACCGACTTAAACATCAAACGAACACCTTCAATTCTGTCTTCATAACTGATAAATTCGGGTTAATACAAGCGACCTCCCCACATATGGAAGGGTTAATAGGCGATTACATAACATCAATTGGCGGAAATCAAGCTCTTAAATTAAGAGAGCCGTTTATTTCAAAGCCTTATGAAGGAGTAACGGGGCTTAATATTTTTCTTTCCTATCCTATATATGATAAAAGCGGCCAATTTTCTGGCATGGTTGGCGGAACGATTCATTTGAGAGAGACAAATACGTTAGATCGATTGCTAGGTAAGCATTTTTATAAAGATGGTTCTTATATTTATGTCGTCGACCGAAATGGACGAATCATCTATCACCAACAGCCAGAACGCGTGAATGATGTCGTCACAAAGAATGCGGTCGTACAGCAGGTAATGCAAGGAAACAGCGGGGCACAGCGTGTTATTAATACAAAAGGAAAAGATATGCTGGCTGGCTATGCTTATATTCCAACCGCGCAATGGGGGTTTGTAGCACAACGACCAACTGAAATGGCATTAGCTCCTGCTAAGGACCTCATCACCAAAATGATTGTTAAAGCTCTGCCATTTTTCATTATTTCATTAATCATAAGCTGGTGGCTCTCAAAACGAATTTCAAAACCATTATTTGAGCTTTCGATTCAAGCTGATTTAATGCATGAAAGTGATACACCTGAAAATATCCGTAAAATTTCATCATGGTATTATGAAGCGATTCATCTTAAAGATGCTCTTCTTCGAGGTTTAGGACTTATTCATAAGCAAATGACACACATGAAGATCGAATCACAAACAGATCCGCTGACAAAGCTTATGAATCGCCGTACGATGAACACCATGCTGTCAAAATGGGAAGAAGAACAGACACCTTTTTCAGTTATTGCACTGGATATTGATAATTTCAAGCGCATAAATGACACGTATGGACATGCTAAAGGGGATGAAGTGCTCGTTTTTCTAGCTAATCATTTACAAAAATATGCAGGTAAACATGATATTTGCTGCCGAATGGGTGGAGAAGAATTTATGCTTTTCTTGCCAGAAACCTCCTCACATGAAGCGTTTATTATCGCAGAGCGTTTGCGAAAAAATTTAGAAAACACAGTTAGCCCTTGCGGAAAGCCGATTACTGTTTCAGCAGGTATTTCTGAATTTCCAATTGATGCTACCTCTCCAGCTGCGGTACTTGAAAAAGCAGACAGCTCATTATATAGTGCGAAACGTTCCGGTCGAAACCGCTGTATCATCCATGCTGCAGAAAACGCTAAAAAACTGTGCTAA
- a CDS encoding metal-sensing transcriptional repressor — MNEKELHIELQPSKSPVNPPSEDEKKQLLNRLKRIEGQVRGIQKMVEDDRYCVDVLVQISAINAALKKVGFNLLERHTHHCVADAVASGKGTEAIDELMKVVKQFSK, encoded by the coding sequence ATGAATGAGAAGGAGTTACATATTGAGTTGCAACCGAGCAAAAGTCCAGTAAATCCGCCATCAGAGGATGAGAAAAAACAACTTCTCAATCGTTTGAAGCGTATTGAAGGACAAGTAAGGGGGATTCAAAAAATGGTCGAAGATGACCGTTACTGTGTAGATGTACTAGTACAGATCTCTGCTATCAATGCAGCTCTTAAAAAAGTAGGATTTAATTTGCTCGAAAGACATACACATCATTGTGTAGCAGATGCAGTGGCATCAGGAAAAGGGACAGAAGCAATTGATGAACTGATGAAAGTAGTGAAACAGTTCTCGAAATAA
- a CDS encoding nucleobase:cation symporter-2 family protein yields the protein MNPMKTFSLGLQHVLAMYAGAVIVPLIVGGALGLSFEQLTYLVSIDLLACGAATLLQVVRNRFFGIGLPVMLGCTFTAVGPMIAIGGQYGISAIYGAILASGLFVVLIAKYFGKLLKFFPPVVTGTVVTIIGITLIPAAMNNMAGGQGSPTFGDPQNVALAFGVLAFILILNKFFRGFIRAISILIGMIAGTVVASFMGMVDFSEVGNASWFHVVEPFYFGMPTFEPSAILTMTLVAIVSLIESTGVYLALGNICDRDLKEKDLVNGYRAEGLGIVLGGIFNAFPYTTYSQNVGLVQLSGVKSRKVIVTAGSILIVLGFVPKIAAITTIIPAPVLGGAMIAMFGMVVAYGIKMLSNVDFNQQGNLLIIACSVGLGMGVTVVPELFEQFPASIRILTENGIVAGSLTAISLNILFNVIPEGKRRTKSHTSLKEQEAS from the coding sequence ATGAATCCGATGAAAACTTTCTCACTAGGCTTACAGCATGTACTTGCGATGTACGCTGGAGCTGTGATAGTACCGCTAATTGTTGGCGGCGCATTAGGACTGTCATTTGAACAGCTTACATACCTTGTCTCAATTGATTTACTTGCATGCGGGGCAGCAACTTTGCTTCAAGTTGTGCGAAACCGTTTCTTTGGTATCGGTCTTCCAGTTATGCTCGGCTGTACATTTACAGCAGTTGGTCCAATGATTGCAATCGGCGGACAATACGGTATTTCTGCAATCTACGGGGCGATTCTTGCTTCAGGCCTCTTTGTTGTCTTAATTGCCAAATATTTCGGTAAATTATTAAAGTTTTTCCCACCAGTTGTAACTGGTACTGTCGTTACAATTATCGGTATTACATTAATTCCTGCGGCGATGAATAATATGGCTGGTGGTCAAGGAAGCCCGACGTTTGGAGACCCTCAAAACGTTGCACTTGCTTTCGGTGTTCTTGCATTTATCTTAATCTTAAATAAATTCTTCCGTGGTTTTATCCGTGCAATCTCTATCCTTATTGGTATGATAGCCGGGACAGTTGTAGCATCCTTTATGGGAATGGTCGATTTCTCTGAAGTTGGTAACGCCTCATGGTTTCATGTTGTAGAACCGTTTTACTTCGGTATGCCGACATTTGAACCATCAGCCATCTTAACAATGACGCTTGTTGCAATTGTCAGTTTAATTGAATCTACTGGTGTCTATTTGGCACTAGGAAATATTTGTGACCGTGATTTAAAAGAAAAAGATTTAGTAAATGGTTATCGTGCAGAAGGACTAGGCATCGTACTGGGCGGTATCTTTAATGCTTTTCCTTATACGACTTACTCACAAAATGTCGGGCTTGTTCAGCTTTCAGGCGTAAAAAGCCGTAAAGTTATCGTAACAGCTGGAAGCATTTTAATTGTACTTGGCTTTGTACCAAAAATAGCAGCGATAACAACAATCATTCCAGCTCCAGTCCTTGGCGGAGCAATGATTGCGATGTTCGGAATGGTTGTTGCTTATGGAATCAAAATGCTTTCAAATGTTGATTTTAATCAGCAAGGTAACCTGCTTATCATCGCCTGCTCTGTCGGTCTTGGCATGGGTGTGACAGTAGTTCCCGAGCTATTTGAACAATTTCCAGCAAGCATTCGAATCTTAACAGAAAACGGGATTGTAGCAGGCAGTTTAACGGCAATTTCCTTAAATATTCTATTTAATGTCATTCCAGAAGGAAAACGTCGCACTAAAAGCCATACAAGTCTTAAGGAACAAGAAGCATCTTAA
- a CDS encoding YpjP family protein, with protein MDAETTQKKNTNVVGSNHSQQTRIPAESIVIREDEEEEDEEEQEELDNQNDNKYSKSKSWHEIAATVSADDLKPFFTEYAVEHAGKQAKEKFGPSIEGEIGDEFSTKILPKIEEVIARYADEWGEDQLRRLALSERPAGGMGEKIFHLYDRKTGEDLVRFHVRRDNPPKEGYWFNFHYHEAKDKFTEHHELGKIYWDKNTPPHWMS; from the coding sequence GTGGATGCAGAAACCACACAAAAGAAAAATACAAATGTTGTGGGCAGTAATCATTCACAGCAAACCAGGATACCAGCTGAATCAATCGTAATAAGAGAAGATGAAGAAGAGGAAGATGAAGAAGAACAAGAAGAATTAGATAATCAGAACGACAACAAATATTCGAAGTCAAAGTCATGGCATGAAATCGCGGCCACTGTTTCGGCCGATGATTTAAAGCCTTTCTTTACTGAATATGCTGTTGAACATGCAGGAAAGCAAGCAAAAGAAAAGTTCGGTCCTTCAATTGAAGGAGAAATCGGTGATGAGTTTTCAACGAAAATTTTACCGAAAATTGAAGAAGTAATTGCTCGTTATGCTGATGAGTGGGGAGAAGACCAGCTTCGTCGTCTTGCCCTATCTGAGCGACCTGCAGGAGGTATGGGGGAGAAAATTTTTCACTTATATGACCGTAAGACAGGAGAAGACTTAGTTCGCTTTCATGTCCGTCGTGATAACCCACCAAAAGAGGGATATTGGTTCAACTTTCATTACCATGAAGCAAAAGATAAATTCACTGAACACCATGAACTCGGAAAAATTTATTGGGATAAAAATACTCCTCCCCATTGGATGAGTTAA
- the yppF gene encoding YppF family protein gives MTLEHVIHSYMKEKDEKPATANELLDYIRRAYIHGELSIADYRELVRELEERGAAMPL, from the coding sequence ATGACGCTTGAACATGTGATTCACAGTTATATGAAGGAGAAGGACGAGAAACCGGCCACTGCTAATGAACTATTGGATTATATTCGTCGTGCTTACATTCATGGAGAACTTTCAATTGCGGATTATCGTGAGCTTGTTCGTGAACTTGAAGAACGAGGCGCCGCAATGCCTTTATAG